In a genomic window of Bombina bombina isolate aBomBom1 chromosome 10, aBomBom1.pri, whole genome shotgun sequence:
- the FOXD2 gene encoding forkhead box protein D2, whose translation MTLGTDMSDNSLLSEDTDIDVVGDLGMKDGKFSDYHSDSDDNVPRTPRGEAASPELGTDSHPRGVDKNPKTTLVKPPYSYIALITMAILQSPKKRLTLSEICEFISNRFPYYREKFPAWQNSIRHNLSLNDCFVKIPREPGNPGKGNYWTLDPESADMFDNGSFLRRRKRFKRQQSSEILRDASSFMPAFGYGPYGYNYGLQLQNYHQHHPGATFSFQPTHCPLPPPASVFSSPGLPSFIGNELSRKSFYSQISPSMPILQTLKSDTQNRPSFSIDNIIGGSSPSSTPTSHYPVQPGSQGPVLAMLTPSLAPMQNHLNLGHENLLQHGQNFANKITNLNSCPF comes from the coding sequence ATGACTCTGGGAACAGACATGTCTGATAACTCCCTGCTTTCTGAGGACACGGATATTGATGTGGTGGGGGACCTGGGCATGAAGGATGGGAAGTTCTCAGACTACCACTCAGACTCTGATGACAATGTGCCCAGGACCCCCAGGGGGGAGGCGGCTTCTCCAGAACTTGGCACAGACTCTCACCCCCGGGGAGTGGACAAGAATCCCAAGACCACCCTAGTGAAACCCCCCTATTCCTATATTGCCCTGATCACCATGGCTATTCTGCAAAGCCCTAAAAAGAGACTGACTTTAAGTGAAATCTGTGAGTTCATTAGTAACCGCTTCCCCTACTACAGAGAGAAGTTCCCTGCCTGGCAGAACTCAATCAGACACAACTTGTCCCTTAATGACTGCTTTGTAAAAATCCCCAGGGAGCCGGGAAATCCGGGCAAAGGCAACTACTGGACCCTGGACCCAGAATCTGCAGACATGTTTGACAATGGCAGTTtcttgaggaggaggaagaggttTAAGAGGCAACAGTCCTCTGAGATCCTGAGAGATGCCAGCAGCTTCATGCCAGCCTTTGGATATGGACCTTACGGCTACAACTATggactgcaactgcagaactacCATCAGCACCACCCTGGAGCCACCTTCTCCTTCCAGCCAACACACTGTCCTCTCCCTCCGCCAGCTTCTGTGTTCTCCAGCCCCGGCCTCCCTTCTTTTATTGGGAATGAGCTGAGCAGGAAATCGTTCTATTCTCAGATCAGCCCTTCCATGCCTATCCTGCAGACTTTAAAGTCAGATACCCAAAACAGACCCTCATTTTCTATAGACAATATCATAGGAGGTTCTTCTCCATCCAGTACACCGACATCCCACTACCCAGTCCAGCCTGGGAGCCAGGGACCTGTTCTGGCcatgttaaccccttcactggctcCTATGCAAAACCATTTAAACTTGGGACATGAAAACCTGCTACAGCATGGACAGAACTTTGCAAATAAAATCACAAATCTTAACagctgtcccttttaa